The region ATCAGCGTCTCGGACCCGGTTCGGATCACGGCGGCCTGAGCGTCCGGGCTGAAGGTGGCCTCCAGGCCGTCCCACTCGTCGCTGATCGCGCTGCTGGCGACGGCCTGCGCGTCGGCGAGCGCCACGAGGTCCACGCGGTCCTCGTAGATGACGGCGGCCAGGGTGCCGTCCGCGCTGACGCGCACGTCGTACGCCTCGCCGTCACCGAGCAGGTCGGTCGTCTGGCCGCTCTGCAGGTCCATGCGGGTCAGGGTGCCGTCGTTCAGCATCAGCAGGCTGCCGTCGGCGGCGAAGGCCAGGGTGGTGTCGTACTCGGGGGTGCCGCTGCGGACCTCCTGGCCGGTGCGGGCGTCCCACACGACCCAGCGGTCCCGGCCCAGCGCGGCGACGCGGGTGCCGTCCGGGCTGGCGCTCAGGGCCTGCACGGCGCCCTGCAGGCCGTACCACGCGCGGACGGTCTTCAGGTTCTGGTCGAGGATCATCACGGCGTTGTCGGCGTCCACGGCCACCTGTCCGCCCGGCAGGAACGCCGCGAGGTGCGAGTCCGCGCCCGGCACGGTGTACACGGCGGGTCTGGAGAGGGTCAGGGCGGACGCGCTTCCCAGGGTCAGGGCGACGCTCAGCAGCAGGGTTCTCATGTGACCCACTGTATGGAAAAGTGACCGTGAGGGTATCCACATTTAGGCGGAGGCGCCCACCCGGCCGGATGGCTCACGCGGGCTGGTCCATGCCCCCGTCACTCCGCGCCTCCCCTCTGATCAGCGCCACCCTCGGATCAATGGCTGTCGCTGAAGGTCACGGTCAGGGGCAGGCGCTGCCCGGCCATGCTGGCGGTCGCGCCGCTGATGTGCAGCCCGGCCGACTGGGCGGTCGTGTCCGAGAGTTTCAGGCGCAGCAGGCGCACGCGGCTGCCCTGGCGGACCAGGACGCTGGTGATCAGATCCCCGGCCTGGATGCAGCGGGCGTTCATGGGGCAGCGGCTGTCCTGCGTGCGCAGCAGCGTGACGGTCGCGTCCCCCAGTCTGCCGGTCTGGCCGACTTTCAGGTCGAGGGTGGCGGCGTGGGCGCCCCCGAGCAGGGCCAGGGGCAGCAGGGCGCGGCGCAGCAGGGTCAGAGGCAGGGTGGTCATGTGCCGAGTGTGCCGCGTGAAGCTGAGGGGGAACTGACCGCCGCGCCCCGTGGACCTTGAGGTCCGGGGCGCGGCGGTCGGTTCATGGGGCTCAAACGGATTCCGTCTGTTTCGTTGACAGATCGCAACACCACCGACCTGCCAACTCCACGCCCGGAACCCGTTTTACTCCTACTCTGCTGCGCAGCTCTGCGAGTCGCGTCCGCTCGGGTTGAAAGATGTTGCACACCTTTCAACCGGAGTCTGTATCAGCCGAGCAGGGGGGCGTCGCCGCTGCCCGCCAGGGCGCGGAAGCTGGCGGCCTTGGCCTTCAGGCCCATCTGGTCGTAGCACCCGGCGAGTTTCAGCGCGAAGAATTCCACGGCGCGGCAGTCCTCGCGGCGTTCGGCGGCTTCCAGGCAGGTGCGGTAGTGCAGCACGGCGAGGTGGTACTGCGCTTCACGCGCGGCGTGTTCGGCCCGGCAGTGGCTCATGCGGAGGGACACGATGTCGCAGGGGAGGGTGCTCGCGGCGGACATGACTGGCAGTGTAGTCACGCCGGGCAGTGGATGAATGAAAGATGAATCAGGTTTCGGGAAGCAGATTGTGCGTCTGTCACGCTGTTTTTCGTTATTTGCTAATTTTGCGGCTGGGATTTTATGCATGCGCGGGGGACGCGCAGGTGCCCTGCGTCCCCCGCCGTTCAGGTGGTCAGCACCCGCGCGCGCAGCGTCAGGTTCGGCAGGTTCACGTCCCCCAGCGCCACGCGCAGCGTCGTGCCCGGCGCGGCGGGCGTGCTGACGGGCAGGTCGAAGGCCAGGTCCGGGATGAGCAGCGTCGCCTGCGGCCCCCGGCGGTCCACCACGACCGCCTCCCATTCCCGCTCGGGCTGCGCGGCGATGAAGCGCAGGGTGTGGTGGCGTCGGCTCAGGCGTTCGGCCTGCCGGGTGGCGTCCGCGTTCATCTGCGCCTGCGCCACGCGCGCCGCGACCTCCTTGCCGCTCAGACCGTCCTGCCCGGCCAGATGGGCGCGCAGCTGCTGGTGCACCACCAGGTCCAGGTAGCGGCGCATGGGGCTGGTCGCCTGCGTGTACAGGTCCAGGCCCATGCCCGCGTGCGGTCCCGGCGCGGGCTGGAAGCGGGTGCGGGCCAGCGTGCGCCGCCGCGCCCACTGGGCGGCCAGCGTGTCGCCGCACACCTCGCGGTGGGGCGGGTCCTGCGTGGCGAACGGCAGGGCAATGGCGTGGTCGTCCGCGTAGATCGCGGCGCCCCACCCGGCCAGCGTCATGCATTCCTGCACCACCACCCGCATCTCGGGTTTGGGCAGGGGCGTGACGGTCGCGCCCGTCTCGTCGGCCTTCACGCGGACCTCGGGCAGGTCGATGCTCAGGGCGCCCTCCTGTACGCGCAGTTCGCGGCTCGCGGCGGCCAGTCGGGCCAGCGTCACGAACGGCTCCGCGCCCGCGTTCAGCCGCTCCTGCGCCTGCGTGTACGTCAGGCGCTGCACGCGCACGGTGGTCAGCTGCACGTCCACGGCGTCGGCGTTGCCGTCCTCGTCCAGGTCCAGGCTGATGCTCAGCGCGGGGCTGGTGTCGTGCAGGCCCAGGCCCGCCTGCTCGACCAGCGCGTCGGGCAGCATGCCGATGGTGCGGTCGGGGAGGTACAGGGTCGCGCCGCGCGCGCGGGCCTCCAGGTCCAGCGGGCTGTCGGCGGGGACCAGCGCGGCCACGTCCGCCACGTGCACCCACAGTCGGGTCAGGCCGCCGGGCAGCGCCTCGATGCCCACGGCGTCGTCCGGGTCGCGGTTGCCCTCGTCGTCGATGGCGTACACGTCCAGGTGAGTCAGGTCCAGCCGCTGTTCGGGCACGAAGGGCGGCACGTCCAGCGTCACGGGATTCAGGGCGGCGCCCAGCCGGTCGGCGTAGGGCGTGCGGGCGTCGGTCCACAGGCCGGCGCGCAGCAGCAGGGCGTGCGCGGCCTCGGGCGTCTCGGGTTGCTTCAGGTCGCGCATGGTGCGGCTCTTGTCCTGTTTGCCGCGGGCGAGCAGTTCCAGCTCGGTGCGCTGCGCGGGCGTGAGGTCGGGCAGGGTCATGCCTCAGAGGATAGGGCGGAGGCGGCCTGGGGTGGGGATGGAAAGCCGGACTTGCTATTCGTTGATCCGACTATCAAGGTTGTCGGGGTAGCGGCGGCGTGTTCGGGAAGCCGCGCGTAGCAGGTTGCTGTGGTGGCCGGTGTTTTTCTGGTTCCCGGACTGATGCCGGAAAGCCCAACTTCATCATCTGTAAAACTTAACTTGACAGATTAGAAGATCGATGTTTCTATGGTGCTCAGGAGGGCAGCATGAATGACCAGCACCCCGCAAGCGAATTCCACGCCCATGTCCAGCGTCTGGTGGCCGAAGGCAAACTCACCCCCGAGGAAGCCCAGGGACTCCTGGACGACACCCAGGACACCCCCGCCAGCCAGACCCAGCCGACCAGCACCCTGGCGCCGGGCGACCACCCCGGCGACGCCACCCGCGACCTGCACCTGCTCGTCCGGGGCTACACCCTCACCGTCCTGACCGACGCCGCCCTGAGCGCCCCGCACCTCGCGGCGAACCTCGACGGGCACCTGAGCCTCGACCACACCCCGCAGGGCTGGCGCGTCGCCCGCACCCCCGGCCAGCAGGGGCACGTCCCGAACCTCAAGGCCATCCTGACCCTGCCCTTCACGCCCGGCCACACCCACGCCGAGATCAGCGGCGGCAACCTCACGCTGCCCGACCTCGCCGGAGAACTGCGCGCCGAAGTCAACGGCGGGAACGTCCGCGCGGGCCGCGCCCACAGCCTCCACGCCGACGTGAACGGCGGAAACCTGACGGCCGCCGAGATGAGCGGCCCCAGCACCGTCACCGTCAACGGCGGGAACCTCACCCTGACCGGCGCCGCCACCCTGAACGCCAGCGTCAACGGCGGTAACCTCACCTGGACCGGCACGCTCAGCGGCGGTGACCACCGCGTCGAGGTGAACGCCGGGAACGTCAAACTGCACCTCCTGCCCGGCAGCAGCGTCCACATTGACGCCCGCGTCACCCTCGGCTCCTTCAGGGCCGACTTCCCCACCGGCAAGAGCGGCGGCTTCCTGAACACCCACCACACCGGCCAGCTCGGCGGCGGCGACGCCCGCCTGCACTGCCAGATCACCGCCGGAAACCTGAAGGTCGTGACCGCATGACCACCCTGCACCCCACCCCCTACCTGCCCACCCTGCGTGAACTCCGCGTCAGCCTGCGCACCCACCTGACGCGCCTCCTGACCCCCGACGCCGCCCAGGCCCACGCCTGCACGCAGCTGCGCCGCACCCTGGACGCCGAGGCGCACCGCGCCCGCATGCAGCGCGCCCTGCTCGGAGAACGGCCATGAAAGAGAAGATCCGCCGCATCCTCGACCTGATCCGCGCCGGGAAACTCACCCTGGACGACGCCGGACCGCTCCTGGCCGCCCTGAGCCCCAAACTCGCCCTGACCGAAAGCGACCGCGAATTCATCTCCGCGCTGCTGGGCCGCTCCGAACTCGACGCGGGGCAGGTCGCCGAGCACATCATGCTGCTGCGCGGCGTCCGGGACGCCGGATTCGGCTTCGCCCCACCCCAGCCGCCCCAGCCCCCACAGCCACCCCGCCGACCCCAGGTCGTCATCGGCGGCCAGCGCACCCGCGGCCTCGACGGCCTCATCAGCCACATCACCGGAGGAATTGACAGCGTGGTCGAGAACATCACCGGTCAGGTCGAACGCGAACTGCAACGCGAACTGCACGGCCATCACCCCGACATGCACCACCCGGGCATGCCGCCCCACATGCCCCCCGGCCCCCGCATCCTGCGCATCAAGGTGGAAACCCAGCACGGCGACGAGTACAACGCGAACATCCCCGTCAGCCTCGCCCCGCACCTCGACCGCCTGATCCCTCCCCACGGCCGCTCGGCCCTGGAAAGCGCCGGATTCACCCTGGACGCCCTGCGCCTCCTGATCGAGGCCAGTCCCTACCCCGGTCCGCTGATCGACGCGCAGGACCAGCACGGCAACGAAGTGCACATCAGCCTCCAGTGACCGCAGCCGAACCCACGCCGCCCCCGTCAACATGCGGGGGCGGCGTCCTGCTGCCGGGACAGGGTGGGGGAGAGGCCCGACGGAGTTCAGGTGCCGGCGCGAGCGTGCAGATTCCCCGGTGTCCCCCTCGCCTTCCCGCTCACTCTGTCGCATCGGGAGAGGGCGTGAGCGTCCCGCGCACTGCACCTCCACAGATTCAGGTCGTCGGGCGACCGCTGCCGCAAGCTCTGTCCAGGCCATGAAAAACCGCCCCCGATGGTCTGGGGGCGGTTCGTGGCGTGAGGCTGTGGGTTCAGGCGGTCGTCTGCGGCATGGGCTGGGTCTGTCCGCCCACGCGGGCGACCGCTTCGCGCACGACGTCCCCGGTGATGAGTTCCTGCGTCAGCAGGGCGTCGGCGACCTCGTGCATGGCCTGCTGGTACTCGGTGACGAGTTCACGGGCGCGTTCGAACGCGCGGGTCAGGATGCGCTTGACGTCCTCGTCGACCAGCTGGCTGGTGTGCTCGCTGAACGCCTTGGGTTTCGCCATGTCCTCACCCAGGAACACCGGGCCCGAATCGGTGGTGAGGGCCATGTTCTTGAAGTTGTCGCCCATGCCCCATTCGAGGACCATCTTGCGGGCGATGTTCGTGGCCTTGCGGAAGTCGTCCGCGGCGCCGCTGGTGACGCTGCCCATGAAGACTTCCTCGGCGGCGCGGCCGCCCAGCGCGACGATCAGCTGGTTCTCCAGGCGTTCCTTGCTCATCAGGACCTGCTCTTCGGGCAGGTAGAACGCGGCGCCCAGTGCGCGGCCGCGCGGGATGATGCTGACCTTCTGGAGCTTGTCGCTGCCGGGGATGACGGCGGCGGTGACGGCATGTCCGGCCTCGTGGTAGGCGATGGCCTTCTTCTCCTGGTCGCTGATCGTCAGGCTGCCGTTCTCCAGGCCCAGGGTGATCTTGTCGAGCGCGCGGTAGAAGTCGCTCATGTCGATCTGGGTCTTGCCGACGCGGGCGGCTTCCAGCGCGGCCTCGTTGGTGACGTTCTTCAGGTCGGCGCCGCTGAAGTACGGCGTGCTCTTGGCGATCTCGGGGACGTCCACGCCGGTGGCCATGGGCTTGTTGCGCAGGTGCACCTTCAGGATGGCCTCGCGTTCCTTGAGGTTCGGCAGGTCGATGGTGACCTGACGGTCGAAGCGGCCGGGGCGCAGCAGGGCCGGGTCGAGCACGTCGGGGCGGTTGGTGGCGCCCAGCACGATGACGCTGCTGCTCTTGTCGAAGCCGTCCATTTCCGACAGGATCTGGTTGAGGGTCTGCTCGCGCTCATCGTGACCGCCGCCGATGCCCGCGCCACGCTTGCGGCCGATGGAGTCGATCTCGTCGATGAACATGATGGCGGGCGCGCTCTTGCGGGCGTCCTCGAACAGCGTGCGGACGCGGCTGGCGCCGACCCCGACGAACATCTCCATGAACTCGGAGGCGCTGACGCTGAAGAAGGGCACGTCGGCTTCACCGGCGATCGCGCGGGCCAGCAGGGTCTTCCCCGTTCCGGGAGGGCCGACGAGCAGCACGCCCTTGGGGATTTCCGCGCCGATCTGGTGGTACTTGCCGGGGTTCTTCAGGAAGTCCACGACCTCCACGAGTTCCCGCTTGGCTTCCTCGTGCCCGGCGACGTCGGTGAACTTGGTGGGCACGCGGTTTTCCTTGCCGTACTTCTTGGCCTTGCTCTGCCCGAACTGCATGACGCCGCTCTGGCCGCCCTGGGCGCGCATGAAGAAGAAGTACATCATGCCGAACAGCAGGATGATCGGCAGGAAGTTCAGCAGGATCCCCAGCCACTGGCTGGGCTGCTCGAAGCGCAGGTCCACGCCCTGCTGCTGCATCTGGGTGATCAGGCTGGTGTCGGGCGTCGCCTGGCTGCTGGGCAGGCGCACGCTGAAGTCCTTGATGTCACGCTTCTGCGGGCCGCTGGCGGTGTTCACCTCGACGGAGGTGGGCTGCTTGAGGGTCACGTTCGCGTTGTTCTCGCGGACGATGACGCGCTCGACCTGCCCGCCTTCCAGCAGGGACTTGAATTGGGTGTAGTTCACGCTGGAACGCCCGCTCAGGGGAGCCTGCGAGAACATCAGGAACAGGGCCAGGACGAACAGGACGATCAGCCAGGGATTGAGCCGTTTCAAGAACAGGTCCTCCGGAGGGAGAGAAGAGGGTGAATGGGGCGAGGTGGAGGGCGAGCCCCCGCTGAAGTTGAGTCTACCAGACTCAAGGTGTATGAAATTGTCCCACCTCACACCTGTGCTTTAGGGATTGGCAACCTTCACGCGCCGCGCCGCCCACCACCCCAGCCACACCAACAGCGCCGCCACCGCGCCCGTCCAGCCCACCAGCAGCAGCACCGGCAGGACGTTCAGCAGGATGCCCGGCCACTGGCTGGGCTGCTCGACGCGCAGGTCCACGCGCTGCTGCTGAATGAGGGAAATCAGGCTGGCATCGGGCGTGGCCAGCTCACGCGTCACGCGCACCCGCACCTCCCGCACGTCCCGCGTGGACGGGCCGCCCGGCGTCAGGACCTGCACGGGCATGCCCTGTTTCAACGTCACGGTCGCCGTCTCGCCCCGCACCACCACCCGCGCCACCTGCCCGGCCTCCAGCAGCGACCGGAACTCCGCCAACGGTACCACCTGCACCCGCGCGCCCGACCACCACGTCAGGCCCCACACGCCCAACGCCGCCAGCAGCACCAGTCCCAGAACTCCCAGTGCCGGGACGCCCAGCGCCCCCACCCTCCGCCCACCACGCCCTGTCATCCCTCCATGACACCCCATGCCCGCGCGGCATGCAAGCGACAAAAGGTGCAGGCAGTCCGCCCCCGTGGGCGCGCGTGCCGTATCCTGACGGGGAATGATTGACGTGGCCACCACCTGGCAGCAAGTGTGCGAGGCGCTCGCCGGCGGCGACTACGAGCAGGCCTTCGGCGTGCTGGACGCCGCCATGCGCGAAGCCCACCGCCCCGAACGCGCCCGCCTGACCCTCCTGCTCGGCAGCCTGCACGCCCTGTACGGCGACGCCGCCACCACCGACCTGGGCGCCGCGCTGCGCGAGGCCCGCACCATCGACCCCAGCCTGCGCGAGGACCCGCTGTACCAGGCGCTCATGGCGGAACTCGACGCCCGCACCCGCGGCCCCGACGCCGCCCCGCCCAGCGCGGCCGTCCGCGAGGCCGCCGATCCGCTGGCCCGCTTCCACGCGCTGTGCGCCCTGGTTCTGATGGACGAGGGTCAGGCGGCGCTGGACATCCACCTCCCGGCGTCCGACCTGCCCGTGCACCTGCGCTGGCGCCTGCGCTCCTGGGAGGCCGAGGCGAACGAGGGCCTGGGGCAGACCGCCGACGCCGCGAACCTGTACGGCGAGGCCGCGCACCTCGCGCAGGGCCTGAACCGCGCCGTGATGCTCCAGGAGCAGGCGGCGCTGCAACTGCAACTGGGGCAGCCCGAGGCCGCGAAACACACCCTGGATCAGGCGCGCCTGCTGTACCCCACGCGCCCCGGCCCGCACGACGCGGAGGACGCCGGGTTGAACCTCGCCACGTGGCACTACCTGCGCGCGCAGGCGCT is a window of Deinococcus grandis DNA encoding:
- a CDS encoding RNB domain-containing ribonuclease, which encodes MTLPDLTPAQRTELELLARGKQDKSRTMRDLKQPETPEAAHALLLRAGLWTDARTPYADRLGAALNPVTLDVPPFVPEQRLDLTHLDVYAIDDEGNRDPDDAVGIEALPGGLTRLWVHVADVAALVPADSPLDLEARARGATLYLPDRTIGMLPDALVEQAGLGLHDTSPALSISLDLDEDGNADAVDVQLTTVRVQRLTYTQAQERLNAGAEPFVTLARLAAASRELRVQEGALSIDLPEVRVKADETGATVTPLPKPEMRVVVQECMTLAGWGAAIYADDHAIALPFATQDPPHREVCGDTLAAQWARRRTLARTRFQPAPGPHAGMGLDLYTQATSPMRRYLDLVVHQQLRAHLAGQDGLSGKEVAARVAQAQMNADATRQAERLSRRHHTLRFIAAQPEREWEAVVVDRRGPQATLLIPDLAFDLPVSTPAAPGTTLRVALGDVNLPNLTLRARVLTT
- a CDS encoding DUF4097 family beta strand repeat-containing protein, with the translated sequence MNDQHPASEFHAHVQRLVAEGKLTPEEAQGLLDDTQDTPASQTQPTSTLAPGDHPGDATRDLHLLVRGYTLTVLTDAALSAPHLAANLDGHLSLDHTPQGWRVARTPGQQGHVPNLKAILTLPFTPGHTHAEISGGNLTLPDLAGELRAEVNGGNVRAGRAHSLHADVNGGNLTAAEMSGPSTVTVNGGNLTLTGAATLNASVNGGNLTWTGTLSGGDHRVEVNAGNVKLHLLPGSSVHIDARVTLGSFRADFPTGKSGGFLNTHHTGQLGGGDARLHCQITAGNLKVVTA
- a CDS encoding SHOCT-like domain-containing protein, producing the protein MKEKIRRILDLIRAGKLTLDDAGPLLAALSPKLALTESDREFISALLGRSELDAGQVAEHIMLLRGVRDAGFGFAPPQPPQPPQPPRRPQVVIGGQRTRGLDGLISHITGGIDSVVENITGQVERELQRELHGHHPDMHHPGMPPHMPPGPRILRIKVETQHGDEYNANIPVSLAPHLDRLIPPHGRSALESAGFTLDALRLLIEASPYPGPLIDAQDQHGNEVHISLQ
- the ftsH gene encoding ATP-dependent zinc metalloprotease FtsH; translated protein: MKRLNPWLIVLFVLALFLMFSQAPLSGRSSVNYTQFKSLLEGGQVERVIVRENNANVTLKQPTSVEVNTASGPQKRDIKDFSVRLPSSQATPDTSLITQMQQQGVDLRFEQPSQWLGILLNFLPIILLFGMMYFFFMRAQGGQSGVMQFGQSKAKKYGKENRVPTKFTDVAGHEEAKRELVEVVDFLKNPGKYHQIGAEIPKGVLLVGPPGTGKTLLARAIAGEADVPFFSVSASEFMEMFVGVGASRVRTLFEDARKSAPAIMFIDEIDSIGRKRGAGIGGGHDEREQTLNQILSEMDGFDKSSSVIVLGATNRPDVLDPALLRPGRFDRQVTIDLPNLKEREAILKVHLRNKPMATGVDVPEIAKSTPYFSGADLKNVTNEAALEAARVGKTQIDMSDFYRALDKITLGLENGSLTISDQEKKAIAYHEAGHAVTAAVIPGSDKLQKVSIIPRGRALGAAFYLPEEQVLMSKERLENQLIVALGGRAAEEVFMGSVTSGAADDFRKATNIARKMVLEWGMGDNFKNMALTTDSGPVFLGEDMAKPKAFSEHTSQLVDEDVKRILTRAFERARELVTEYQQAMHEVADALLTQELITGDVVREAVARVGGQTQPMPQTTA
- a CDS encoding ATP-dependent metallopeptidase FtsH/Yme1/Tma family protein, with amino-acid sequence MTGRGGRRVGALGVPALGVLGLVLLAALGVWGLTWWSGARVQVVPLAEFRSLLEAGQVARVVVRGETATVTLKQGMPVQVLTPGGPSTRDVREVRVRVTRELATPDASLISLIQQQRVDLRVEQPSQWPGILLNVLPVLLLVGWTGAVAALLVWLGWWAARRVKVANP
- a CDS encoding tetratricopeptide repeat protein gives rise to the protein MIDVATTWQQVCEALAGGDYEQAFGVLDAAMREAHRPERARLTLLLGSLHALYGDAATTDLGAALREARTIDPSLREDPLYQALMAELDARTRGPDAAPPSAAVREAADPLARFHALCALVLMDEGQAALDIHLPASDLPVHLRWRLRSWEAEANEGLGQTADAANLYGEAAHLAQGLNRAVMLQEQAALQLQLGQPEAAKHTLDQARLLYPTRPGPHDAEDAGLNLATWHYLRAQALLNLGQPDAAHDMIREAARLEAQHGDPSYGVALVRGQVLTHLGRQQDALNAFEDALKLATDADRPYANHELGVALLDLDRPVDAREKLEAVLADPEYPYQPEVLADIAECDYRLGRLQEAQLEAEQALAQGAVIPASLVLGSVALDYFQLDEALEHYDRVLREAAPESRDWVTAHQMAADVMAQQGFPDPAAAYAHAQQALAHTPDSDDWHVTLQEHLRKAEALLSQQGGTGGRMLN